One Candidatus Methylomirabilis lanthanidiphila genomic region harbors:
- a CDS encoding 30S ribosomal protein S1 — MMSETDKLEEAVDTPTEAPDLELSAHEESQDLVELYAQSLREITEGEIVRGTVLEIRNEMVLIDIGYKSEGAIPIKEFLTPSGEITVKVGDAVDVYLEQKEDSDGLIVLSREKAEKTKIWEEIRRAYENGEVITGMILGRTKGGLTVDIGVRAFLPGSQVDLRPVRDLDKLIGKSFPMKVIKLNQRRGNIVLSRRELLEDERKTLKERTLQSLEEGKVIRGKVKNITEYGAFIDLGGLDGLLHITDMSWGRVGHPSELFTVGEEIEVVVLKFDRAAERVSLGHKQRLKDPWENVEQQFPVGSRVSGKVISLTDYGAFVELAEGIEGLVHISEMSWTQRVKHPSKVVSIGDTIEVVVLDVDKANKRISLGLRQIEPNPWLSIEESYPVGTRVEGTVRNLTDFGAFVELNDGIDGLIHVSDMSWTKRVRHPSEILKRGDKVEAVVLHTDKANRRISLGLKQSQPDPWQSTVLDKYRVGMDVKAKVVRLTDFGAFVELEDGVEGLLHISELSHERVAKPEDVVSIDQELWLKIIKLDANERKLGLSLRAYLDDQGASSESTDQKSSADRPSDDRQEEGSEVQ; from the coding sequence ATGATGTCTGAGACGGACAAGTTGGAAGAGGCTGTTGACACACCGACGGAGGCGCCCGATCTCGAGCTTTCCGCTCACGAGGAATCCCAGGATCTGGTTGAACTCTATGCGCAGAGCCTGCGGGAAATCACCGAGGGGGAGATCGTCAGGGGAACTGTGCTGGAGATCAGGAACGAAATGGTCCTGATCGATATCGGCTACAAGTCTGAGGGAGCCATACCAATCAAGGAGTTCCTGACGCCCTCCGGAGAAATCACGGTTAAGGTCGGCGATGCAGTCGATGTGTACCTGGAGCAGAAAGAAGATAGCGACGGCCTCATTGTCCTCTCGAGAGAGAAGGCGGAAAAGACCAAGATCTGGGAAGAAATCCGGCGAGCCTATGAGAACGGCGAGGTCATCACGGGCATGATCCTCGGACGCACCAAAGGTGGTCTGACCGTAGATATTGGCGTGCGAGCCTTTCTGCCAGGTTCCCAGGTTGATCTACGGCCGGTCCGCGATCTTGATAAGTTGATCGGGAAGAGCTTCCCGATGAAGGTGATAAAGCTGAACCAGCGTCGAGGCAACATTGTGCTCTCCCGGCGGGAATTACTTGAGGATGAGCGCAAGACGCTTAAAGAAAGGACCTTGCAATCGTTGGAAGAGGGGAAGGTTATACGGGGCAAGGTCAAGAATATTACGGAGTACGGCGCATTCATCGACCTCGGCGGGCTGGACGGGCTGCTGCATATCACCGATATGTCGTGGGGCCGCGTCGGTCATCCCTCTGAGCTTTTTACTGTAGGGGAGGAAATCGAGGTCGTTGTTCTGAAGTTTGACCGAGCTGCAGAACGGGTATCCTTGGGCCATAAGCAGCGCTTGAAGGACCCGTGGGAGAATGTCGAGCAGCAGTTTCCTGTGGGCTCCCGTGTGAGCGGCAAGGTGATAAGTCTCACTGACTATGGCGCATTTGTTGAGCTTGCCGAGGGAATTGAGGGATTGGTTCATATCTCGGAGATGTCCTGGACGCAGCGAGTAAAACATCCATCGAAGGTCGTTTCGATCGGGGACACGATAGAGGTTGTGGTCCTGGATGTCGATAAGGCGAATAAGCGGATTTCGCTGGGACTGCGCCAGATTGAACCCAACCCGTGGTTGTCGATCGAGGAAAGCTACCCGGTCGGGACGCGTGTGGAAGGCACCGTGAGGAACCTTACCGACTTTGGCGCGTTCGTCGAGCTGAACGATGGGATCGATGGGTTGATCCACGTATCCGATATGTCCTGGACAAAGCGGGTCCGCCATCCATCCGAGATCCTGAAGCGTGGGGATAAAGTGGAGGCGGTGGTTCTACACACCGATAAGGCCAATCGGCGAATCTCTCTCGGTCTCAAGCAGAGCCAACCTGACCCATGGCAATCTACGGTGCTTGATAAGTACCGCGTCGGGATGGACGTCAAGGCCAAGGTGGTTCGTCTTACCGATTTCGGGGCCTTCGTAGAATTGGAGGACGGAGTAGAAGGGCTGCTCCACATTTCTGAGCTGAGCCATGAACGGGTTGCGAAGCCTGAAGATGTCGTCTCCATCGACCAGGAGCTCTGGCTCAAGATCATTAAGCTTGACGCCAACGAGCGGAAGCTCGGGCTGAGTCTTCGCGCCTATCTGGACGATCAGGGCGCATCGAGCGAGTCAACTGACCAGAAGAGCTCCGCCGATCGGCCTTCGGATGATCGTCAGGAAGAGGGCAGCGAAGTCCAGTAG
- a CDS encoding peptidase S49, with protein sequence MRRTWLIVSLAVFASLLFLFSLAFSFGRWERLGGSKVALITVEGVILDSKEVIAQLEKYRTNPTVKAIVLRINSPGGGVAPSQEIYEEILKTRQTNKKPIVTSMGSVAASGGYYIAAATDLIIANPGTITGSIGVLLQVPNISGLMQKIGVKSVVVKSGRHKDLASPTRDMTESERQILQGMLDDVHGQFIDVVAKDRQLDREKVEAIADGRIFSGREAQSIGLVDQLGNLQDAIERAGTLAGIRGKPTVIEERKRGLFLMDLLRGSLSLVNMELPIYPSSTLSVNYLLW encoded by the coding sequence ATGAGGCGAACGTGGCTGATCGTCAGCTTGGCGGTATTCGCGAGCCTGCTGTTTCTGTTCAGCTTGGCCTTTTCGTTCGGCAGATGGGAGCGATTGGGCGGAAGCAAGGTTGCGCTGATCACAGTTGAAGGCGTGATCCTGGATTCCAAGGAGGTCATCGCGCAGCTTGAAAAATACAGAACCAATCCGACGGTTAAAGCGATAGTTCTGAGAATCAATAGTCCTGGGGGAGGAGTGGCTCCCTCTCAAGAGATCTATGAAGAGATTCTTAAGACCCGTCAGACCAATAAGAAACCCATAGTCACCTCCATGGGGAGCGTGGCAGCCTCAGGCGGCTACTACATCGCGGCTGCTACGGATCTCATCATAGCGAATCCAGGCACTATTACCGGCAGCATCGGGGTACTGCTTCAAGTCCCTAATATCTCCGGCCTGATGCAGAAGATCGGTGTTAAGTCGGTAGTCGTGAAGAGTGGCCGGCACAAGGATCTCGCATCCCCAACGCGTGACATGACGGAGTCAGAGCGTCAGATCCTACAGGGTATGCTCGACGACGTTCACGGCCAGTTCATTGATGTTGTAGCTAAAGACAGGCAACTCGATCGCGAAAAGGTCGAGGCCATAGCGGACGGGCGAATTTTTAGCGGGCGAGAGGCGCAGTCGATCGGCTTGGTGGATCAACTTGGTAACCTTCAGGACGCCATTGAGCGGGCAGGCACGTTAGCAGGGATACGTGGTAAACCGACGGTCATTGAGGAGCGAAAGCGGGGCCTGTTTCTCATGGACTTGCTGCGTGGCAGCCTGAGTCTGGTCAATATGGAATTACCGATCTACCCGTCATCAACACTCTCGGTAAACTATCTTCTGTGGTAA
- a CDS encoding integration host factor subunit beta — MTKADLVELVAAQVCLTKKDTEVVIDTILDSIANALASPDDGKVELRGFGSFRTRQRRARQGRNPQSGQAVQVPSKRIPFFKPGKELRQLIDS, encoded by the coding sequence ATGACAAAGGCCGACCTGGTAGAATTGGTAGCCGCCCAAGTGTGTCTGACCAAGAAAGATACTGAAGTCGTTATTGATACTATCCTCGACAGCATTGCGAACGCCCTCGCGTCACCGGACGACGGCAAGGTGGAACTTCGGGGCTTTGGAAGCTTCCGTACCAGGCAACGCCGCGCCCGACAGGGAAGAAATCCACAGAGTGGTCAAGCCGTTCAGGTTCCCTCGAAGCGGATCCCCTTCTTTAAACCCGGGAAGGAACTGAGACAGCTCATCGATAGCTAG
- a CDS encoding HIT family hydrolase encodes MEQVTPVGYCLFCETGGSGQDEKSLILYRGRFVFIQMNLYPYNPGHIMIAPYRHVAGLWELSPDEQHELIQEAARSTLLLRETMNADGFNLGINQGKAAGAGVEYHLHFHIVPRWNGDTNFMPVVADTKVIPEDLTGTYRKLAPVFSKTSR; translated from the coding sequence GTGGAACAGGTTACACCTGTGGGTTACTGCCTGTTTTGCGAAACCGGCGGCAGCGGGCAGGATGAAAAGTCTCTCATTCTTTATCGAGGTAGATTCGTATTCATCCAGATGAATCTGTACCCATATAATCCCGGACATATCATGATCGCGCCATATCGACACGTTGCAGGCTTGTGGGAGTTGTCTCCCGACGAGCAACATGAGCTCATTCAAGAGGCTGCCAGGAGTACGTTGCTTCTCCGGGAGACGATGAATGCTGATGGGTTCAACTTGGGCATAAATCAAGGTAAGGCCGCGGGAGCGGGCGTTGAGTACCATCTTCACTTCCATATTGTTCCGCGCTGGAACGGAGATACCAATTTTATGCCCGTCGTTGCAGACACGAAGGTCATCCCCGAAGACCTGACTGGCACCTATCGCAAACTCGCTCCCGTCTTCTCGAAGACCTCACGCTAA
- a CDS encoding Tetratricopeptide TPR_2 has translation MGFVTFVTDRWKWAVAAAIGLLAVSVLIAGYLAWSGGKETDSATLLRKAVSQLEGGLEAAKQEEGIRLLQEVTHRYAKSAAAAEATLRLGMHYYTLGSYDEARKAYTAYLEKNPKGQIAFSAGLGLGDTYLAERNYEKAVEIYTRLVEQFHQEPLLPEAQLHLAAAYHGMNRVTEARALHEKIVATYPNTGWAQRSQAELYKSGPTSR, from the coding sequence ATGGGGTTCGTTACTTTCGTTACCGATAGGTGGAAGTGGGCTGTTGCCGCGGCTATCGGACTATTGGCCGTCTCTGTCCTGATCGCCGGGTATCTCGCATGGAGCGGTGGGAAGGAAACGGATTCTGCGACCCTCCTGCGTAAGGCAGTCAGTCAGCTTGAAGGCGGCTTGGAGGCGGCCAAACAGGAGGAGGGGATTCGTCTCCTGCAGGAAGTCACCCATCGATACGCTAAGAGCGCCGCCGCGGCAGAGGCTACACTTCGTCTCGGTATGCATTACTATACACTGGGCAGCTACGATGAGGCGCGAAAGGCGTACACGGCCTACCTCGAAAAAAATCCGAAAGGTCAGATCGCCTTTTCAGCCGGACTCGGACTTGGAGATACGTATCTGGCGGAGCGCAATTATGAGAAGGCTGTCGAGATCTACACCCGGCTGGTTGAACAATTTCATCAAGAGCCTTTACTGCCTGAAGCACAACTGCACCTGGCCGCCGCGTATCATGGGATGAATCGGGTGACAGAAGCCAGGGCATTGCACGAAAAGATCGTCGCAACCTATCCGAATACCGGCTGGGCACAGCGGTCGCAGGCCGAATTATACAAGTCCGGCCCAACCTCACGATAA
- a CDS encoding adenine phosphoribosyltransferase encodes MSPELLKQKIRDIPDFPKKGIVFKDITPLLADGKAFRAAIDQIAERFQDRHIDLVVGVEARGFIVAAALAYRLQAGTTLIRKPGKLPYKTHRTTYALEYGADTLEIHQDAILPSQRILMADDLLATGGTMSAAIDLITRLGGHVVGVAFLVELLALRGRERFGDREVFSLIQF; translated from the coding sequence ATGTCCCCTGAATTGCTGAAACAGAAAATTCGAGATATCCCGGATTTTCCTAAAAAAGGAATCGTATTCAAAGACATTACGCCGTTACTGGCGGATGGCAAGGCCTTTCGTGCGGCGATCGACCAGATTGCGGAGCGTTTTCAAGATCGCCACATCGACCTGGTGGTCGGAGTAGAGGCGAGGGGCTTTATTGTCGCTGCCGCATTGGCGTATAGACTTCAGGCGGGTACGACGTTGATCCGAAAGCCCGGAAAGCTGCCGTATAAGACCCACCGTACAACCTATGCATTAGAGTATGGCGCCGATACGCTCGAGATACATCAGGATGCCATACTGCCGAGTCAGAGGATTTTGATGGCGGATGATTTGCTCGCCACCGGTGGGACGATGAGCGCAGCCATCGATCTGATCACGCGTCTCGGTGGTCATGTCGTTGGTGTAGCCTTTCTGGTGGAGTTGCTGGCCTTACGAGGAAGAGAACGATTCGGAGACCGAGAAGTCTTCTCATTAATCCAGTTTTGA
- a CDS encoding protein-L-isoaspartate O-methyltransferase, with protein MDYTVARQRMIAEQLVRRGITHPRVLQAMAKVQRHLFVEEAFWGRAYGDYSLPIGEKQTISQPFMVALMTELLDLGAHQRVLEIGTGSGYQTAILAELGAKVYSIERHKALASRARQRLESLGYYQVWIRVGDGSVGWKDRAPFDAIIVGAGAPNIPMSLTEQLVDNGRLVLPVGQPSNQILKKGTKRGPSIHWTDLRSCTFVKLIGRQGWDE; from the coding sequence ATGGATTATACGGTTGCCCGGCAGCGAATGATAGCCGAGCAGCTGGTGAGACGCGGGATTACCCACCCCAGGGTTCTGCAGGCAATGGCAAAGGTCCAGAGGCACCTCTTTGTGGAGGAGGCATTCTGGGGGCGCGCCTACGGCGATTATTCCTTGCCGATCGGCGAGAAACAAACGATATCGCAACCCTTTATGGTTGCGCTGATGACAGAGCTGCTCGATCTGGGCGCGCATCAGCGGGTGTTGGAGATCGGGACCGGTTCGGGATATCAGACAGCGATTCTGGCGGAACTGGGCGCGAAGGTGTATTCGATCGAGCGGCACAAAGCGCTCGCGAGTCGCGCGCGACAACGACTTGAGTCGCTCGGATACTATCAGGTGTGGATTCGGGTTGGGGACGGATCTGTTGGTTGGAAGGACAGGGCGCCTTTTGATGCCATTATCGTCGGCGCTGGCGCTCCCAATATACCGATGTCTCTGACCGAGCAACTCGTTGACAATGGCCGCTTGGTGCTGCCTGTCGGTCAGCCGTCGAATCAGATTCTCAAAAAAGGTACGAAGAGAGGCCCATCCATACACTGGACTGATCTGAGATCTTGCACGTTCGTAAAGTTGATCGGCCGGCAGGGGTGGGACGAGTAA
- a CDS encoding stationary phase survival protein SurE — translation MNILISNDDGIHAPGLRVLADALSELGKVWVVAPDRERSASGHSLTLNRPLRITKVAPTWFTVDGTPTDCVALALMGMIDRKFDLVASGINVGGNMGDDVTYSGTVSAAFEATLLGFPAFALSVVARRRINFNAARLAAVMVAKQIAKNGLPSNTMLNVNVPNCSPSAIKGVAITQQGRRRYGDIIVRKVDPRGKAYYWIGGKEPTWEPLEESDHAAVTAGSISITPLHLDLTNWSAVEELRSWAFPWERVSSTAWRRRATA, via the coding sequence ATGAATATACTGATCTCCAATGATGACGGTATTCATGCGCCGGGGCTTCGGGTGCTTGCGGATGCCCTGTCCGAGCTCGGTAAGGTGTGGGTCGTCGCACCTGATCGTGAACGCAGCGCCTCCGGACACTCGCTTACACTGAACAGGCCGCTGCGCATCACGAAGGTTGCGCCGACTTGGTTCACGGTTGACGGCACGCCGACCGATTGCGTTGCGCTGGCGTTAATGGGCATGATCGACCGCAAGTTCGATTTGGTCGCCTCAGGGATTAATGTCGGCGGAAATATGGGTGATGATGTGACCTACTCCGGGACCGTGTCGGCCGCGTTTGAAGCCACACTACTGGGATTCCCGGCGTTCGCCCTGTCCGTCGTCGCGCGTCGTCGGATCAACTTTAACGCTGCGAGGCTGGCCGCGGTGATGGTAGCGAAGCAGATCGCAAAGAACGGGCTGCCGTCCAATACGATGCTGAACGTGAACGTCCCCAATTGTTCCCCTTCAGCGATAAAAGGGGTAGCCATCACGCAACAGGGAAGGCGGCGCTACGGTGATATTATCGTGCGAAAGGTCGATCCTCGCGGTAAAGCGTATTACTGGATCGGTGGGAAGGAACCAACATGGGAGCCGTTGGAAGAGAGCGACCATGCTGCGGTGACGGCAGGATCAATTTCGATTACGCCGCTTCACCTGGATCTGACCAACTGGAGCGCTGTCGAAGAGCTTCGAAGCTGGGCATTCCCTTGGGAGCGCGTATCATCTACAGCGTGGCGACGCCGCGCGACGGCGTGA
- a CDS encoding MerR family transcriptional regulator, which translates to MPSARTRLARTKPRSLQRLLPGLDGGPEIPDKLYFKIGEVAELTGVLPYILRYWETQFATLRPTKSASGQRLYRRNDVVAVLRIKELLYQKRFTIAGAKRQLAAEQEPYPSTVSDSVRLVKEELKHISSLLRRHSP; encoded by the coding sequence GTGCCGAGTGCACGGACGAGGTTGGCGAGAACGAAACCTCGATCGTTACAAAGGCTTCTCCCGGGTCTTGACGGCGGTCCCGAGATCCCCGATAAGTTGTATTTTAAGATCGGAGAGGTGGCTGAGCTCACCGGCGTTCTGCCTTACATCCTCCGCTACTGGGAGACGCAGTTTGCGACACTGCGGCCCACCAAAAGCGCGAGCGGTCAGCGCCTGTATCGGCGTAACGATGTGGTAGCTGTACTGCGCATCAAGGAGTTGCTCTACCAGAAGCGGTTCACTATAGCGGGTGCCAAACGACAACTGGCGGCAGAGCAGGAACCGTATCCGTCGACCGTCTCGGATTCTGTCCGGCTCGTGAAGGAAGAATTGAAGCATATCTCTTCATTGTTGCGTAGACATTCCCCCTGA
- a CDS encoding integration host factor subunit alpha, whose translation MTKADIASIVAEKGLAKKQAMEAVEATLEIVKNALKKGEKIQLVGFGSFQVRAKRARKGRNPQTGDPITITARKVLKFKPGKALHQAINDLGG comes from the coding sequence ATGACCAAGGCTGACATAGCTTCGATCGTGGCTGAAAAGGGCCTCGCCAAGAAACAGGCGATGGAAGCAGTGGAGGCAACCCTCGAGATTGTGAAGAATGCGCTAAAGAAAGGGGAGAAGATCCAGCTTGTGGGCTTTGGCTCTTTTCAGGTCAGAGCCAAGCGAGCCAGAAAAGGACGCAATCCTCAGACCGGTGACCCGATCACAATCACGGCTCGTAAGGTACTGAAGTTCAAGCCTGGTAAAGCGTTACATCAGGCCATCAATGATCTCGGCGGGTAA
- a CDS encoding membrane protein, translating to MSLHRSERLRIDLDPETSGRVTQEPEAEPTAQSASSRELIRTARLPIHFFISAVALFGLGVAAVPWVIGDLMEFFYHPRILATTHTFTLGWISSAIMGVMYRLVPAMTKRPLRFPRLARWQFGLYIFSATGLMTHMLIGVWPPTWMAAAVIVLSVVFFAMNMLYCLGPAWHRSAPETGMCMSIVFLLLAATLGFLLAFDKSRGFLPGNVITNLASHAHLAALGWVSLTICSISYRMAPAFLLSELTLPRLAVWQLYGLAVGVAGLAMSLLGWIPGVSVWSVVIMLALLIYVGVLSTLVRNRRTPIDWTMRHAMAGMVSLLLAVGLGFSLLWIDPDSALGNRIAGAYGVLGLLGWVTNLIVGMSFKLFPGIVVGVRERRGWSTLPITGFSLLRWRPFVFVSLNIGVLTLAAGLITAQAAIAQPGALILALGGLVYAAVMGRTLSYAYRASAPQSAADSLRLLPDDSQDGNNVAS from the coding sequence ATGAGCCTGCACCGATCTGAACGGTTGCGAATCGATCTTGATCCGGAGACAAGCGGGCGCGTGACGCAGGAGCCTGAGGCCGAACCGACCGCGCAGAGCGCTTCGTCCCGCGAACTGATCCGAACGGCACGGCTGCCGATCCATTTCTTTATCTCTGCCGTCGCCCTCTTCGGCCTTGGTGTTGCCGCGGTTCCGTGGGTGATAGGTGATCTGATGGAGTTTTTCTATCATCCGCGGATCCTGGCGACGACCCACACCTTTACGCTTGGATGGATCAGCTCTGCGATCATGGGGGTGATGTATCGGCTGGTGCCGGCTATGACCAAACGACCCTTGCGCTTCCCGAGACTGGCGCGCTGGCAGTTCGGGCTCTACATCTTCAGCGCGACAGGTCTCATGACGCACATGCTGATTGGAGTGTGGCCGCCCACCTGGATGGCGGCGGCCGTCATTGTGCTCAGCGTGGTGTTCTTCGCGATGAATATGCTGTACTGCCTTGGTCCCGCCTGGCACCGGAGCGCGCCGGAAACCGGCATGTGCATGTCGATCGTATTTCTATTGCTCGCGGCTACGCTCGGTTTTCTCCTTGCGTTTGACAAGTCTCGCGGGTTTCTTCCCGGCAATGTCATCACCAATCTGGCCAGTCATGCGCATCTGGCGGCGCTCGGATGGGTGAGCCTGACCATCTGTTCAATCTCCTACCGAATGGCGCCGGCGTTTCTCCTGTCGGAGCTGACGCTGCCGCGTCTGGCGGTCTGGCAACTCTATGGCCTCGCCGTCGGTGTCGCCGGCTTGGCCATGTCGCTCCTGGGTTGGATTCCAGGAGTCTCCGTCTGGAGCGTGGTGATCATGTTGGCCCTGTTGATCTATGTCGGGGTGCTCTCTACGCTTGTGCGCAACCGGCGGACACCGATCGACTGGACAATGCGACACGCGATGGCCGGCATGGTCTCTTTGCTGCTCGCCGTTGGGCTCGGATTCTCGTTACTGTGGATTGATCCGGACAGCGCCCTCGGCAACAGGATTGCGGGAGCGTACGGGGTGCTGGGGTTGCTCGGGTGGGTGACGAACCTCATCGTCGGGATGTCCTTTAAGCTCTTTCCTGGTATCGTCGTCGGGGTGCGTGAGCGCAGAGGCTGGTCGACGCTGCCGATCACCGGGTTTTCCCTGTTACGCTGGCGGCCGTTTGTGTTCGTCTCGTTGAATATCGGCGTCCTGACGCTGGCCGCCGGCCTGATCACTGCCCAAGCGGCGATCGCTCAACCTGGCGCCCTGATACTCGCGCTGGGAGGCCTGGTCTACGCGGCGGTGATGGGACGAACCCTGAGCTACGCCTATCGTGCCTCTGCGCCTCAGTCCGCCGCCGACTCGCTTCGTCTTCTCCCCGATGACTCTCAGGATGGGAACAATGTCGCATCGTAA
- a CDS encoding Vitamin K epoxide reductase family protein: MFPLRFTEAAAGRRTWRWLMALPVLAVLGLADSGYLLWGHLAETSGFCPTGGCDVVNQGEYSKVWGIPIAVFGVGAYLVLLVLSVAAVILDSRRPLEIIAAVGGIGAAVSAWLIYLQVAVIESICVWCVLSALTMTSLFILSLGAILTTRAAKQPEQTISERASQSPPGALRRAFRFPLMASGMFALLAALLGGLYRLGWDWSAVPATLPAVHGPLMVSGFLGTLIALERAVAIRKWWPAFGPLATGIGAVILIVGIPGIVGPALMTLGSLMLVITFAYLIREQPALFTVTMGLGALAWLVGNSLWLSGWSITGVVSWWAAFLILTIAGERLELSRFLPLAQRHRLSFLAAAALFAAGLIPVGLTFDIGARVSGVGLVSLSVWLLRHDMARYSVQKTGLHRFVALSLLSGYVWLAVAGLLTLGFGGVAFGLHHDASIHAIHQHSGPDGYDATLHAIFVGFVFSMIIGHAPIIFPSVLEIALPFRPAFYSHLILLHLSLVLRVAGDVTAWWPGRLGGGLLNVVAVLLFLGNMAVSGVVGKRTVLVMDSAGKAG; the protein is encoded by the coding sequence ATGTTCCCATTGAGGTTTACTGAGGCCGCCGCCGGCCGCCGCACGTGGCGGTGGCTGATGGCGCTCCCTGTACTCGCCGTGCTCGGTCTGGCCGACTCGGGCTACTTGCTCTGGGGGCATCTCGCGGAGACGTCTGGCTTCTGTCCTACCGGAGGATGCGACGTCGTCAACCAGGGGGAATACTCTAAGGTCTGGGGAATCCCCATTGCGGTGTTCGGTGTCGGCGCGTATCTGGTGTTGCTTGTCCTCTCGGTTGCAGCGGTCATCCTCGACAGTCGACGTCCGCTGGAGATCATCGCTGCGGTCGGTGGAATCGGCGCCGCGGTATCGGCGTGGCTGATCTATCTGCAGGTTGCGGTCATCGAGTCGATCTGTGTGTGGTGTGTTCTTTCGGCCCTGACGATGACGTCGCTCTTTATCCTGAGCCTTGGTGCGATTCTGACGACGCGAGCGGCGAAACAGCCGGAACAGACAATTTCCGAGCGAGCATCACAAAGCCCGCCTGGGGCGTTGCGACGCGCGTTCAGATTTCCGCTGATGGCGTCAGGCATGTTCGCGCTGCTCGCGGCGCTCTTGGGCGGACTCTACCGCCTGGGATGGGACTGGTCGGCCGTTCCTGCGACTTTGCCCGCCGTACACGGTCCCCTGATGGTGTCGGGATTCCTGGGAACGCTCATCGCGCTGGAGCGAGCCGTCGCGATCAGGAAGTGGTGGCCGGCTTTCGGGCCGCTGGCCACCGGGATAGGCGCGGTTATCCTGATAGTCGGAATCCCCGGTATCGTGGGCCCCGCGCTGATGACCCTTGGCAGCCTGATGTTGGTGATCACGTTCGCCTATCTCATTCGCGAACAACCCGCCCTATTTACGGTCACGATGGGGCTCGGGGCGCTTGCGTGGCTGGTCGGCAATAGCCTTTGGCTGAGCGGGTGGTCGATCACCGGTGTGGTAAGCTGGTGGGCCGCGTTCCTGATCCTGACGATTGCGGGAGAACGATTGGAACTGAGCCGCTTTCTCCCGCTCGCGCAGCGACATCGGCTATCGTTTCTGGCTGCGGCGGCGCTTTTTGCGGCTGGACTTATTCCGGTCGGGCTGACATTCGACATTGGGGCGCGCGTAAGCGGAGTGGGCCTGGTGTCGCTGAGCGTGTGGCTGCTGCGCCACGATATGGCCCGATACTCGGTGCAGAAAACCGGATTGCACCGATTCGTGGCGCTCAGCCTCCTCTCAGGTTATGTGTGGCTGGCGGTGGCGGGACTGCTGACGTTAGGTTTTGGAGGGGTGGCGTTCGGATTGCACCACGATGCGAGCATACATGCGATCCACCAGCATAGCGGACCGGATGGCTATGATGCGACGCTGCACGCCATATTTGTCGGTTTTGTGTTCTCGATGATTATCGGGCACGCCCCGATCATCTTTCCATCTGTGCTGGAAATCGCGTTGCCGTTTCGTCCGGCGTTCTACAGCCATCTTATCTTACTGCACCTGTCGCTTGTGCTGCGAGTGGCGGGGGATGTCACGGCGTGGTGGCCGGGAAGGCTGGGAGGCGGCCTGCTGAATGTGGTCGCCGTACTGCTTTTTCTGGGGAACATGGCCGTATCCGGTGTAGTGGGGAAACGGACCGTCTTGGTGATGGATAGTGCGGGGAAAGCCGGTTGA